A window of Pirellula sp. SH-Sr6A contains these coding sequences:
- a CDS encoding glycosyltransferase family 25 protein: protein MRSVPECIGGVTHWPAVHGDTVKAPRYWKAGNGAWGCYRSHMQILEYAIANKLESYVVFEDDAIFSPDFENDIASIMENIPNDWQQLYLGGQLLKEIKHPPQRINDWIFMPFNVNRTHCFAVHSRGYFDIYDHLMSLPFAKEEHIDHHLGRLHEQGKFAVYAPKRWIVGQGEGWSNISGKFNKPTYWPNPEDCAVDHPILLDPRCVFLEAPMEVAKELQLRGWHKGYWQNDEGLDRGVCEAVGHFYPEIRLREWFEWTRREVVRDQQKIPCLYHPALTWEKVQKFNFARWIHVVAETTDDAIDALAQERELQCN from the coding sequence ATGCGGTCGGTCCCAGAGTGCATCGGAGGCGTTACACATTGGCCCGCGGTCCATGGTGACACAGTGAAGGCCCCGAGATACTGGAAAGCTGGGAATGGCGCGTGGGGATGCTACAGGTCGCACATGCAAATCCTAGAATATGCGATCGCCAACAAGCTGGAATCCTATGTTGTGTTCGAAGATGACGCGATCTTTTCTCCTGACTTCGAAAACGACATCGCATCGATCATGGAGAACATCCCGAACGACTGGCAGCAACTTTACCTCGGCGGGCAACTTCTGAAAGAGATCAAGCATCCACCCCAGAGGATAAACGACTGGATCTTCATGCCCTTCAATGTCAACCGAACGCATTGTTTCGCCGTCCATTCGAGAGGGTACTTTGACATCTATGACCACCTCATGAGCCTCCCTTTCGCAAAGGAGGAACATATAGACCACCACCTCGGAAGGTTGCATGAGCAAGGGAAATTCGCGGTCTACGCGCCGAAGCGGTGGATAGTTGGCCAGGGCGAAGGATGGAGCAACATTTCGGGCAAGTTCAACAAGCCGACCTATTGGCCAAACCCTGAAGATTGTGCTGTTGATCATCCAATCTTGCTCGACCCGCGATGCGTGTTTCTGGAGGCCCCGATGGAGGTTGCAAAGGAATTGCAGCTTCGCGGATGGCATAAGGGATATTGGCAAAATGACGAAGGTCTGGATCGGGGAGTTTGCGAAGCTGTCGGGCACTTCTACCCCGAGATCCGGCTTCGCGAATGGTTCGAATGGACGCGGAGGGAGGTCGTTCGGGACCAACAGAAAATTCCCTGCCTCTACCATCCTGCGTTGACGTGGGAAAAGGTCCAGAAGTTCAACTTCGCCCGCTGGATCCATGTTGTCGCAGAAACAACCGACGACGCGATTGACGCTCTCGCCCAAGAAAGGGAATTGCAATGCAACTGA
- a CDS encoding class I SAM-dependent methyltransferase, which produces MQLITLAEHITKPIAKMCVDSLLRHNPGAKVFTYATIAELPGGEEFLSQFRGLSTVHFSDVFRVWYLYHFGGAWIDADCFHLREMEHVPMERGRVGYIYQDYHCRDISQFYMQCPEPGNRFLKLLLDRQSQLVKDKGAAGLQYLDLGEWSINHLRTHLGDDMLHFSPHWEHHYIAWYRSGYFHQTRHWGDFQFDRGLYNPNAYCYHLTNRIISEFGHFPQEDLLLHNSFCGFLARRSLGNGFDGCKDSAILKRLPDVHGAYQYCEVGVYKGYSTAIIGQQRNRSRITAVDPWRNVSTDDYRHTGDYVANMSDADHEQAYQEAQAHNWFLLSQKRIDFVRSTSVKAAPRFDNGHFDMVFIDGDHSKRGCAEDIDAWWPKVRSGGWLAGHDYAHPGFAGGVKEAVDEFAALEGLPVELDTDWTWFIRKP; this is translated from the coding sequence ATGCAACTGATCACACTTGCCGAACACATCACCAAGCCAATCGCCAAAATGTGCGTTGATTCGCTCCTGAGGCACAACCCAGGCGCGAAGGTGTTCACCTATGCAACCATTGCGGAACTGCCTGGAGGCGAGGAATTCCTATCGCAGTTCCGAGGACTCAGCACGGTCCATTTCTCCGACGTTTTCCGAGTCTGGTATCTCTATCACTTCGGGGGAGCGTGGATCGATGCAGATTGCTTCCACCTTCGAGAAATGGAGCATGTACCAATGGAGAGAGGACGTGTCGGGTACATCTACCAGGACTACCACTGCCGCGACATTTCCCAGTTCTACATGCAATGCCCCGAGCCTGGGAACCGATTCCTAAAGCTCCTCCTGGATCGCCAATCGCAGCTCGTGAAAGACAAAGGCGCAGCGGGATTGCAGTATCTCGACCTAGGCGAGTGGTCGATCAACCATCTCCGCACGCACTTGGGCGATGACATGCTCCACTTCTCGCCGCATTGGGAGCATCACTACATTGCCTGGTATCGGTCTGGTTATTTCCACCAGACAAGGCACTGGGGGGATTTCCAGTTCGATCGAGGACTCTACAACCCGAACGCTTATTGCTACCACCTCACCAATCGGATCATCTCGGAGTTCGGCCACTTCCCACAAGAAGATTTACTTTTGCATAACTCTTTTTGTGGATTCCTCGCGCGCAGGTCGCTGGGGAATGGCTTCGATGGCTGTAAGGATTCAGCTATCCTAAAAAGGCTGCCGGATGTGCATGGAGCCTACCAGTATTGCGAGGTAGGAGTCTACAAGGGATACAGCACCGCGATCATCGGCCAGCAACGGAACCGCTCGCGCATCACCGCGGTAGACCCATGGCGAAACGTCTCTACCGACGACTACCGACATACTGGCGACTACGTGGCCAACATGTCTGATGCGGACCATGAGCAAGCCTACCAGGAGGCGCAGGCCCACAATTGGTTTCTCCTCTCGCAGAAGCGAATCGATTTCGTCCGGTCGACATCGGTCAAAGCGGCTCCACGGTTCGACAATGGGCACTTCGATATGGTGTTCATCGACGGGGACCACTCCAAGAGAGGATGCGCAGAGGACATCGACGCATGGTGGCCAAAGGTTCGTTCTGGTGGATGGCTCGCGGGGCACGATTACGCCCATCCAGGATTCGCAGGAGGCGTCAAGGAAGCGGTTGACGAGTTCGCCGCGCTCGAGGGTTTGCCGGTAGAACTCGATACCGATTGGACATGGTTTATCCGGAAGCCGTAA
- a CDS encoding alpha/beta fold hydrolase yields the protein MTMRCTEETLSLRDGALLYCRTWKPDIQGRSSASSAGRLLLVHGLGEHSGRYDALARRWVEQGWEVFAWDHRGHGLSSGKRGVLTSEDQLLSDMVELLEAREWGESATRTVLLGHSLGGLLVARFFAEALRVPDSSIGRLAERFHSAVLSSPALQIRLNRLERFLIRTLGVIHPTFTVSNGLRPDWICSRPDVVEAYRRDARVHSRICGNLARFMLSSARIVQEMERKWEKPTLCLYSTIDRCVDPAGTSRFCRSVPAGVVQAHASDRLRHEVLNEGDFEVEQQLMRFLVG from the coding sequence ATGACAATGCGATGCACCGAGGAGACCCTTTCGCTTCGAGATGGGGCACTTCTTTATTGTCGGACTTGGAAGCCCGACATCCAGGGGAGATCCTCTGCATCGAGTGCAGGAAGATTGCTGTTGGTGCATGGACTGGGCGAGCACAGCGGTCGCTATGACGCGCTGGCGAGGCGATGGGTAGAGCAGGGCTGGGAGGTGTTTGCTTGGGATCATCGCGGTCACGGTTTATCCAGCGGCAAGCGAGGTGTGCTCACATCGGAAGATCAATTGTTATCCGACATGGTGGAATTGCTGGAGGCGAGGGAGTGGGGAGAGAGCGCCACGAGGACCGTTCTACTGGGGCACAGTTTGGGGGGGCTGCTCGTTGCTAGGTTTTTCGCGGAGGCGCTGAGGGTGCCCGATTCGTCGATAGGACGCTTGGCGGAGAGATTCCACTCGGCCGTGTTATCGTCCCCAGCGTTGCAGATTCGACTGAATCGGCTGGAGCGATTTCTTATTCGAACATTGGGTGTGATCCATCCGACCTTTACAGTTTCGAATGGTCTGCGGCCAGACTGGATATGTTCGCGACCGGACGTGGTGGAAGCGTACCGACGAGACGCGAGGGTTCATTCTAGAATCTGCGGGAACTTGGCTCGATTCATGTTGAGCAGCGCAAGAATTGTCCAGGAGATGGAGAGAAAATGGGAGAAGCCAACGTTATGTCTTTATTCCACGATCGACCGCTGTGTTGACCCGGCGGGAACGTCGCGGTTTTGCCGTTCGGTTCCCGCAGGAGTTGTGCAAGCCCATGCGTCGGACCGGTTACGGCATGAAGTCCTCAACGAAGGGGATTTTGAAGTCGAGCAGCAACTCATGCGGTTCTTAGTCGGCTAA
- a CDS encoding S41 family peptidase gives MATDPALSPDGKILAFRWANEIWTVPTTGGDATRLTNHPAVDSQPKFSPDGSKIAFVSDRSGSNQIHVMDARGGVPIQKTFHTEGYSIADWFPDGKSVLAIGQRDHYWRGGQRLLKVSLEERKADQVLLDDTAIFASLSHDGKRVLFTREGERWWRKGYHGERASQIWNLDLESKKTTELLHEGVECMWPLWMPNDTGFYFTKGDESGFDLWRYRFPKEEGKSPKQKQIAGFDEDSIVKPTLSRDGSTLVFRHLFDLYSVIPQQDDAPKKIEIRINTDTGLRDDKLFASLSKADAVAFSDDGLDIALAAGGDLWVMDTELREPIRATATDAIEGSPLFAMDAKTLYFTRAERGQVDIWKAEPKQPDRFWWQQSAFVETRLTNTPASESNLQFTPDGKKLLFQAGRGDLHAMDLMSKEVVTLLQGFSDVDYSISPDSKWIAYATQDNDFNSEIFVMPLDKSSAPVNVSRHPDNDRNPVFSADGKLLAFTGRRFAEESDVFYVYLQEELDEKTSRDRRLEKALEAMNKRKANDPKPTEGKSDDANPDGKNGPAAVSKEGKRTKEEGESKEFRIDLDKIHERIRRINLPDTSEGNLLFSPDGKKLAFSASVENKQGWYSVEFPDKLQPKLMSSTTLASARWTKASNAILGHNRGVPAKLEGGEKLTDFTFTVRQERSRSGRLREGFNVAWQTMGELWYDRAMGNKNWDEIRRKYERAAGQAYDESGLAEIVELMLGELNGSHLGFTPGTGLSEPGAEGESAEKSPIVTAHLGVRFEEGFQGPGLRIRDVLPGGPGDLETSKLKAGDVITMVDGQKVDPSMDLSLVLNGFVDRNIDLTVDRKRAQDAVETLSIQLRPITYRQARTLLYDQWMEHNRQMVEKLSNGKLGYLHIRAMDAGSFLEFERQLYNVGYGRDGLVIDVRDNGGGSTTDHLLTALTQPRHAITVPRNGGEGYPHDRMIYATWSKPIVVLCNQNSYSNAEIFSHAIKVLKRGKVVGVQTAGGVVSTGVARVTDVGVLRAPFRGWFSIESGLDMELNGALPDIVVWPLPGELPAGTDKQLEKGVEVLLEEVAAVKPLPKPKYATESSKVPTE, from the coding sequence ATGGCCACCGACCCGGCGTTGTCTCCGGACGGCAAGATATTGGCGTTTCGGTGGGCAAACGAGATTTGGACAGTGCCCACGACGGGAGGGGATGCGACTCGCTTGACCAACCACCCGGCTGTCGATTCGCAGCCGAAGTTTTCACCCGACGGCTCGAAGATTGCGTTCGTCAGCGATCGATCGGGTTCCAACCAGATTCATGTCATGGACGCTCGAGGTGGCGTTCCGATTCAAAAAACTTTCCACACCGAAGGCTACTCGATCGCGGATTGGTTTCCGGATGGAAAAAGCGTTTTGGCGATTGGGCAACGCGATCACTACTGGAGGGGAGGGCAGCGTCTCCTAAAGGTGTCCTTAGAAGAGCGAAAGGCGGACCAGGTTCTCCTCGACGATACCGCGATCTTTGCGTCACTCTCTCACGACGGGAAGCGAGTCCTATTCACTCGCGAAGGGGAACGCTGGTGGCGTAAAGGTTACCACGGTGAACGCGCCTCTCAGATTTGGAACCTGGATTTGGAGTCGAAAAAGACGACGGAACTGCTTCACGAAGGAGTCGAGTGCATGTGGCCATTGTGGATGCCAAATGACACTGGATTCTACTTCACCAAAGGAGACGAGTCGGGATTCGATCTCTGGCGTTATCGTTTTCCCAAAGAGGAGGGTAAATCACCAAAACAGAAACAAATTGCGGGTTTCGATGAAGACTCGATTGTCAAGCCGACGTTATCACGCGATGGGTCAACCCTCGTCTTCCGCCACCTCTTTGATCTCTATTCGGTGATTCCGCAACAAGACGATGCACCGAAAAAGATTGAGATTCGAATCAATACGGACACGGGACTTCGAGATGACAAGCTTTTTGCAAGTCTTTCGAAAGCCGATGCGGTCGCTTTTTCCGACGATGGACTGGATATAGCGTTAGCGGCAGGCGGTGATCTTTGGGTAATGGATACCGAGTTGCGCGAGCCGATCCGCGCTACCGCGACCGATGCGATCGAGGGGAGTCCACTCTTTGCGATGGACGCAAAGACTCTGTACTTCACTCGAGCCGAACGTGGTCAGGTCGATATTTGGAAAGCGGAACCCAAACAGCCGGATCGTTTCTGGTGGCAGCAGAGCGCATTTGTCGAAACTAGGTTGACGAACACACCGGCTTCGGAGTCGAATCTCCAATTCACTCCAGACGGAAAGAAGCTTCTTTTTCAAGCCGGACGGGGTGATCTCCATGCGATGGACTTGATGTCGAAAGAGGTCGTCACACTGCTTCAAGGTTTTAGTGATGTCGATTACTCGATTTCGCCCGACAGCAAGTGGATTGCCTATGCCACGCAAGACAATGATTTCAATAGTGAGATCTTTGTCATGCCATTGGACAAATCGTCGGCACCGGTAAACGTTTCCCGGCATCCTGATAACGATCGCAATCCCGTTTTTTCAGCCGATGGCAAATTGTTAGCGTTTACGGGGCGGAGATTCGCGGAGGAGTCAGATGTCTTCTACGTTTATCTGCAAGAAGAACTCGATGAGAAGACATCGCGGGATAGACGGTTGGAGAAGGCGTTGGAGGCGATGAATAAGCGAAAAGCGAACGATCCCAAACCGACGGAAGGCAAGTCGGACGATGCGAACCCGGATGGAAAGAACGGTCCAGCGGCAGTGTCCAAAGAGGGCAAGAGGACCAAAGAAGAGGGTGAGTCGAAAGAGTTTCGAATCGATTTGGACAAGATCCATGAACGGATCCGGCGAATCAATCTTCCTGACACTTCGGAGGGGAATCTCCTCTTCTCGCCAGATGGAAAGAAGCTCGCTTTCTCTGCGTCGGTCGAGAATAAACAGGGATGGTACAGTGTCGAGTTTCCTGACAAATTGCAGCCCAAGTTGATGAGCTCGACGACGTTGGCCAGTGCGCGATGGACCAAAGCATCCAATGCGATTCTCGGGCACAATCGAGGTGTTCCCGCGAAACTGGAAGGGGGAGAGAAACTCACCGATTTCACCTTCACCGTTCGACAGGAGCGATCGCGGTCCGGTCGCCTTCGAGAAGGGTTTAACGTCGCTTGGCAAACCATGGGGGAGCTGTGGTATGACCGGGCGATGGGGAATAAGAACTGGGACGAGATCCGTCGCAAATACGAGCGTGCTGCCGGGCAGGCCTACGATGAATCAGGATTGGCTGAGATCGTGGAGCTAATGTTGGGGGAACTCAATGGCTCTCACCTTGGATTCACCCCTGGCACCGGGTTATCGGAGCCTGGGGCGGAAGGGGAATCGGCGGAGAAGTCACCGATCGTTACGGCGCATCTGGGAGTTCGATTCGAAGAGGGGTTCCAAGGGCCAGGGCTTCGCATCCGCGATGTTCTCCCCGGAGGACCTGGGGATCTGGAGACGAGCAAGCTCAAGGCGGGTGATGTCATAACCATGGTTGATGGTCAAAAGGTCGACCCTTCCATGGATCTTAGCTTGGTGCTCAACGGGTTTGTCGATCGCAATATCGACCTAACGGTTGATCGAAAACGGGCTCAGGATGCAGTGGAAACCCTTTCGATCCAACTGAGGCCAATTACCTATCGGCAAGCAAGAACGCTGCTCTATGACCAATGGATGGAACACAATCGTCAAATGGTTGAGAAGCTCTCGAATGGAAAGCTGGGCTATCTCCATATTCGGGCCATGGACGCCGGCAGCTTTCTCGAATTCGAACGCCAGCTATATAACGTTGGATATGGCCGTGATGGTCTTGTGATCGATGTTCGGGACAATGGAGGTGGATCGACCACCGATCATTTGCTTACCGCACTCACACAGCCGCGGCATGCGATCACGGTCCCGCGAAATGGAGGCGAGGGGTACCCTCATGATCGCATGATTTACGCGACATGGTCCAAACCCATCGTTGTCTTGTGCAATCAGAACAGCTATAGCAACGCGGAGATCTTTAGTCACGCAATCAAAGTTTTGAAGCGAGGAAAAGTCGTTGGAGTTCAGACAGCGGGTGGAGTGGTAAGTACCGGTGTCGCTCGAGTCACGGACGTTGGTGTCCTGCGCGCTCCGTTTCGGGGCTGGTTTTCGATCGAAAGCGGGCTGGATATGGAGTTAAACGGTGCATTGCCTGACATCGTCGTTTGGCCTTTGCCGGGAGAGCTTCCAGCAGGTACCGACAAGCAACTGGAGAAAGGGGTCGAGGTTCTATTGGAGGAGGTTGCTGCGGTCAAACCATTACCGAAACCGAAATACGCAACCGAGAGCTCCAAGGTACCGACGGAGTAG
- a CDS encoding RNA polymerase sigma factor has protein sequence MPTTDPATLVEALFVSDFRRIYSTLAKLLGDWDLAEESTHEAFAIAVEQWRIHGIPSKPVSWLISTGRFRAIDLLRAKGRLNKHAEHIARRIETIEQGNQGKGDHDVEDDRLRLIFACCHPSIDFQVQVPLTLREVCGLTTEEIASAFLVPTPTMAQRIVRGKKKIQAARIPIDIPSEEELPDRLHAVLSVVYLVYNEGYSASGGDTAVRSDLTQEAIRLCRLIVELLPDPEAMGLLALMLLQESRRATRVDANGDIVLLEEQDRSQWDQRLIQEGMAWIQLATQQRKLGPFQAHAWIGSFHATASHATETKWSEIIRWYGILQAISPSPVVELNRAVAVAMRDGPETGLALIEKLMSTGVLKDYHLIHAARADLYRRLGAWSEARECYENAISLCNQSAEKRFLARRLLEISACQKGR, from the coding sequence GTGCCCACCACGGATCCCGCCACCCTCGTTGAAGCGCTCTTTGTTAGCGATTTTCGCAGGATTTATTCGACGTTGGCCAAACTGCTCGGCGACTGGGATCTGGCCGAAGAGTCAACCCATGAAGCGTTTGCAATCGCTGTCGAACAGTGGCGAATTCATGGCATACCTTCCAAACCCGTATCGTGGCTGATTTCCACCGGTCGTTTCAGAGCGATTGATCTGTTGCGGGCGAAAGGGCGACTGAACAAACATGCGGAGCACATTGCTCGTCGAATCGAGACCATCGAGCAGGGGAATCAAGGGAAAGGGGATCACGATGTTGAAGACGATCGCCTCCGGTTGATTTTCGCCTGCTGCCACCCATCGATCGATTTCCAAGTTCAAGTACCGTTGACGCTCCGAGAAGTTTGCGGATTGACGACCGAGGAGATTGCAAGCGCTTTTCTCGTCCCCACGCCAACTATGGCGCAGCGAATTGTTCGGGGAAAAAAGAAGATCCAGGCGGCCCGAATTCCCATCGACATTCCATCGGAAGAGGAATTGCCCGACAGGCTACATGCCGTTCTATCTGTTGTATATTTGGTTTACAACGAAGGGTACTCAGCGAGCGGTGGCGACACGGCCGTGCGGAGTGACTTAACCCAGGAAGCGATTCGACTGTGTCGATTGATTGTGGAGTTGCTACCCGACCCAGAAGCCATGGGGCTCCTCGCGCTCATGTTGCTTCAAGAATCTAGACGCGCAACCCGGGTCGACGCCAACGGTGACATCGTGTTACTGGAAGAGCAAGATCGTTCGCAATGGGATCAGCGTTTGATCCAAGAAGGCATGGCTTGGATCCAGCTCGCTACCCAACAGCGAAAGCTCGGCCCTTTTCAAGCTCACGCGTGGATCGGGTCCTTCCACGCAACAGCCAGCCATGCGACCGAGACGAAATGGTCGGAGATTATCCGATGGTACGGCATTTTGCAGGCGATCTCGCCGTCGCCTGTGGTGGAGCTGAACCGGGCGGTTGCCGTCGCGATGCGCGACGGTCCGGAGACCGGCCTAGCACTGATCGAAAAGTTGATGAGCACAGGGGTATTGAAGGATTACCACTTGATCCACGCAGCCCGCGCCGACCTCTATCGGCGTCTGGGAGCGTGGAGCGAAGCACGCGAGTGTTACGAGAACGCGATTTCGCTGTGCAATCAATCCGCCGAGAAACGATTCCTAGCAAGGAGGCTTCTCGAAATCTCCGCCTGCCAAAAAGGTCGATGA
- a CDS encoding YciI family protein — MKYMLLIYSEEGGWTDQEREACMVESMKICDELASQGKFIDASPLESVATATSVQIRNGKRILMDGPFAETREQLGGFYIIDVENLDEAIAIASRLPPASRGTVEVRPLFSLEHLRGSIPPPVRTTPSLTPYLFFSGRCDEAIQYYRTHLDGELQMLMRFSESPDPVPEGMLPPGFETKVMHASMTVAGIPLMLSDGCEEQAQFRGFRLALTVPDSPTAHRYFAALADGGAIDMPLTKTFWSPCYGMVTDRFGVEWMVMVVEN, encoded by the coding sequence ATGAAGTACATGTTGTTGATTTACAGCGAAGAAGGCGGCTGGACTGACCAGGAACGAGAAGCCTGCATGGTGGAGTCGATGAAGATCTGCGACGAACTGGCTTCGCAAGGAAAATTCATTGACGCCTCCCCACTCGAATCGGTGGCGACGGCTACGTCGGTTCAGATTCGAAATGGCAAACGGATCTTGATGGATGGACCGTTCGCAGAGACTCGAGAGCAGTTGGGAGGTTTCTACATCATCGATGTCGAAAATTTGGACGAAGCCATCGCGATTGCATCCCGTCTACCACCCGCGTCGAGGGGAACGGTCGAAGTCCGCCCACTCTTTAGTCTCGAGCACTTGCGAGGCTCGATTCCACCCCCTGTCCGGACAACGCCCTCATTGACTCCGTATCTGTTTTTTTCTGGTCGATGCGACGAGGCGATCCAATACTATCGTACGCATCTGGATGGGGAATTGCAGATGCTGATGCGGTTCTCGGAGAGCCCCGATCCGGTACCAGAGGGGATGCTACCACCGGGATTTGAGACCAAGGTGATGCATGCGTCGATGACGGTTGCCGGAATCCCTCTCATGCTTTCGGACGGGTGCGAAGAACAGGCTCAGTTTCGCGGTTTTCGGCTCGCTCTCACAGTGCCGGACAGCCCCACGGCGCATCGGTACTTCGCCGCCCTAGCCGATGGAGGGGCCATCGACATGCCCCTGACGAAGACCTTTTGGTCACCCTGCTATGGCATGGTTACAGACCGCTTCGGGGTGGAATGGATGGTCATGGTTGTAGAGAACTAA
- a CDS encoding PAS domain-containing methyl-accepting chemotaxis protein, producing MASLSSFFSSSTSTQASLPHEASRLREECNRLQATIDGISNSTAMIEFSPEGIIQAANSKFLQTMGYTSTEIVGQHHRIFVDGDFARSSDYRTFWHRLASGEHFEGQFCRQAKGGREVWIRATYNPIRNQDGIIDRIVKLGTDITDQKLREAELGSQIEAASRSFAIIEFDLDGTILRANDNFLQAMQYSLSEIQGKHHRIFVDPAEHHTAAYTEFWQALRRGDFQAGEFKRFTKSGKPVWIQASYNPMFDSRGRVMRVIKYAVDVTSAAMRRVKANEISEVISDNTSQFTQTINEISHGVNRTATLSQEAKGLTDNTKIVVNRLDDSSRIIGKVIEVIQELADQTNLLALNATIESARAGEAGRGFAVVASAVKELAKQTGNATKDIASTVGEIQRNIQEVVHSTDGISKSISEVSASMSQIAAAIEEQSVTMRSISHTADELRELSTT from the coding sequence ATGGCATCGCTTTCGAGCTTTTTCTCTAGTTCTACTTCAACCCAGGCCAGTTTACCGCACGAGGCGTCGCGGTTGCGTGAGGAATGCAATCGACTGCAAGCAACGATCGATGGTATTTCGAATTCGACGGCGATGATCGAGTTCTCGCCAGAAGGTATCATCCAGGCGGCAAACTCCAAGTTCCTTCAAACGATGGGATACACCTCGACGGAGATCGTTGGACAGCACCATCGCATCTTTGTTGATGGCGATTTTGCACGCAGTAGCGATTACAGAACTTTCTGGCATCGCCTTGCTTCCGGTGAGCATTTCGAAGGGCAGTTCTGCAGGCAAGCTAAGGGAGGCCGTGAGGTTTGGATTCGTGCAACGTACAATCCCATTCGAAATCAGGATGGGATCATCGATCGCATCGTCAAACTCGGCACTGATATCACCGACCAGAAGCTTCGCGAAGCCGAATTAGGTAGCCAAATCGAAGCGGCCAGTCGCTCCTTTGCCATCATCGAATTTGACTTGGACGGAACGATTCTACGTGCGAATGACAACTTTCTCCAAGCGATGCAGTACAGCTTGTCGGAGATCCAAGGGAAACATCACCGCATTTTCGTCGATCCAGCCGAGCATCACACAGCAGCGTATACCGAGTTTTGGCAGGCCTTGAGACGAGGCGATTTCCAAGCGGGAGAGTTCAAACGGTTTACTAAATCCGGAAAGCCCGTGTGGATTCAGGCCTCCTACAATCCCATGTTTGATAGCCGGGGCCGAGTGATGCGAGTCATCAAATATGCCGTGGACGTAACGTCTGCAGCAATGCGCCGAGTCAAAGCGAATGAGATCAGTGAAGTCATTTCGGACAACACGTCTCAGTTCACCCAAACCATCAATGAGATTTCGCACGGCGTCAATCGCACAGCGACGTTATCGCAGGAAGCGAAGGGACTTACCGACAACACCAAAATCGTTGTCAACCGGCTGGACGATTCAAGTCGAATCATTGGCAAGGTGATCGAGGTCATTCAAGAATTGGCAGATCAAACGAATTTGCTCGCACTGAATGCAACGATTGAATCGGCCAGGGCGGGAGAAGCAGGACGTGGCTTTGCAGTCGTGGCGAGCGCGGTCAAAGAACTGGCCAAGCAAACCGGCAACGCTACGAAGGATATAGCTTCTACAGTTGGAGAAATCCAACGAAACATTCAGGAAGTGGTCCATTCAACCGATGGTATCTCGAAGAGTATCTCCGAGGTCAGCGCCAGCATGTCGCAGATCGCCGCAGCCATCGAAGAGCAGTCGGTCACCATGCGATCGATCAGTCATACCGCGGACGAGTTACGAGAGCTGAGTACGACTTAG